In the genome of Cryptomeria japonica chromosome 8, Sugi_1.0, whole genome shotgun sequence, one region contains:
- the LOC131032321 gene encoding probable GABA transporter 2 isoform X1 → MAVENGRSHTQSDVLPPPEASVDAGAEFVLQSKGTWWHAGFHLTTAIVGPTILTLPYAFRGMGWALGLFSLSTAAAVTFYSYFLMSKVLDNCEKQGRRHIRFRELARDVLGSGWIFYVVVSIQTTINMGVGVGCILLSADCMEIIYSNVNPQGHLKLNHFITIAAAIVIIFSQLPSFHSLRYINLGSLVLSLGYTLCVVIACINAGYSHHPPHPQRDYSLKGSKMGRVFKAFNAMSILGSVFGNGILPEIQATVAPPATGKMFKGLCMCYAVMLVACYSVAVSGYWAFGNTAQSNILQSLLPDKGPAFAPTWLLGLSVVFVLLQLFAIALVYSQVAYEIMEKKSADVKKGIFAARNLIPRLFLRTVYIVICSVIAAMLPFFGDINALVGAIGFIPLDFILPMLLYYKSFKPAPTSSTYWINNAIMVIFTGVGIMGAFSSVRQIAIDANRFRLFSNNVLD, encoded by the exons ATGGCAGTGGAGAATGGGCGGAGCCACACACAGAGCGATGTTCTGCCTCCGCCGGAGGCCAGCGTTGATGCCGGTGCAGAATTTGTCTTGCAGTCCAAAG GGACATGGTGGCACGCCGGATTTCATTTAACGACTGCGATCGTGGGGCCAACTATTCTGACGCTACCTTACGCCTTCCGCGGCATGGGATGGGCGCTAGGGCTCTTCTCCCTCTCCACCGCTGCAGCAGTCACTTTTTACAGTTATTTCCTCATGTCCAAAGTACTTGATAACTGCGAGAAGCAGGGCCGGCGCCACATTCGCTTCAGAGAGCTCGCCAGAGACGTCCTTG GCTCTGGATGGATCTTTTATGTGGTGGTCTCAATCCAGACCACAATTAACATGGGAGTGGGCGTTGGTTGCATCCTTCTCAGCGCCGACTGTATGGAG ATCATCTACTCAAATGTGAATCCACAAGGACACCTCAAATTGAACCATTTTATAACCATAGCAGCTGCGATAGTAATAATCTTCTCTCAGCTACCGTCGTTTCATTCCCTCCGCTACATCAATTTGGGGTCGCTGGTGCTGAGTTTGGGGTACACACTCTGTGTCGTTATTGCCTGTATAAACGCAG GCTATTCCCACCATCCCCCTCACCCACAAAGGGATTATTCGCTCAAAGGTTCGAAAATGGGGCGAGTATTCAAAGCATTTAACGCAATGTCTATCCTCGGATCCGTATTCGGCAATGGCATTCTCCCAGAAATTCAG GCCACTGTAGCTCCTCCGGCCACAGGAAAGATGTTCAAAGGCTTATGTATGTGCTACGCAGTAATGCTTGTGGCATGCTACAGTGTGGCAGTATCGGGCTACTGGGCATTTGGCAACACTGCACAGTCTAACATATTGCAGAGCCTGCTACCAGATAAAGGCCCTGCCTTTGCTCCCACATGGTTGCTCGGCCTTTCTGTTGTTTTTGTACTCCTCCAGCTTTTCGCAATAGCACTG GTGTATTCCCAAGTAGCTTACGAGATCATGGAGAAAAAATCAGCAGATGTAAAGAAGGGAATTTTTGCAGCCCGGAACTTAATTCCGAGGTTGTTTCTGAGAACGGTGTATATAGTAATTTGCTCAGTGATTGCCGCCATGCTGCCATTTTTCGGAGATATAAATGCTCTGGTAGGAGCAATTGGCTTTATTCCCCTGGACTTCATTCTTCCCATGCTTCTCTACTACAAGAGCTTCAAGCCTGCTCCAACTTCCTCAACTTACTGGATAAATAACGCTATTATGGTTATTTTCACGGGTGTTGGAATAATGGGCGCCTTCTCCTCGGTGCGCCAAATAGCCATTGATGCTAACCGTTTCCGTCTTTTTAGCAATAATGTATTAGACTGA
- the LOC131032321 gene encoding probable GABA transporter 2 isoform X2, translating into MGWALGLFSLSTAAAVTFYSYFLMSKVLDNCEKQGRRHIRFRELARDVLGSGWIFYVVVSIQTTINMGVGVGCILLSADCMEIIYSNVNPQGHLKLNHFITIAAAIVIIFSQLPSFHSLRYINLGSLVLSLGYTLCVVIACINAGYSHHPPHPQRDYSLKGSKMGRVFKAFNAMSILGSVFGNGILPEIQATVAPPATGKMFKGLCMCYAVMLVACYSVAVSGYWAFGNTAQSNILQSLLPDKGPAFAPTWLLGLSVVFVLLQLFAIALVYSQVAYEIMEKKSADVKKGIFAARNLIPRLFLRTVYIVICSVIAAMLPFFGDINALVGAIGFIPLDFILPMLLYYKSFKPAPTSSTYWINNAIMVIFTGVGIMGAFSSVRQIAIDANRFRLFSNNVLD; encoded by the exons ATGGGATGGGCGCTAGGGCTCTTCTCCCTCTCCACCGCTGCAGCAGTCACTTTTTACAGTTATTTCCTCATGTCCAAAGTACTTGATAACTGCGAGAAGCAGGGCCGGCGCCACATTCGCTTCAGAGAGCTCGCCAGAGACGTCCTTG GCTCTGGATGGATCTTTTATGTGGTGGTCTCAATCCAGACCACAATTAACATGGGAGTGGGCGTTGGTTGCATCCTTCTCAGCGCCGACTGTATGGAG ATCATCTACTCAAATGTGAATCCACAAGGACACCTCAAATTGAACCATTTTATAACCATAGCAGCTGCGATAGTAATAATCTTCTCTCAGCTACCGTCGTTTCATTCCCTCCGCTACATCAATTTGGGGTCGCTGGTGCTGAGTTTGGGGTACACACTCTGTGTCGTTATTGCCTGTATAAACGCAG GCTATTCCCACCATCCCCCTCACCCACAAAGGGATTATTCGCTCAAAGGTTCGAAAATGGGGCGAGTATTCAAAGCATTTAACGCAATGTCTATCCTCGGATCCGTATTCGGCAATGGCATTCTCCCAGAAATTCAG GCCACTGTAGCTCCTCCGGCCACAGGAAAGATGTTCAAAGGCTTATGTATGTGCTACGCAGTAATGCTTGTGGCATGCTACAGTGTGGCAGTATCGGGCTACTGGGCATTTGGCAACACTGCACAGTCTAACATATTGCAGAGCCTGCTACCAGATAAAGGCCCTGCCTTTGCTCCCACATGGTTGCTCGGCCTTTCTGTTGTTTTTGTACTCCTCCAGCTTTTCGCAATAGCACTG GTGTATTCCCAAGTAGCTTACGAGATCATGGAGAAAAAATCAGCAGATGTAAAGAAGGGAATTTTTGCAGCCCGGAACTTAATTCCGAGGTTGTTTCTGAGAACGGTGTATATAGTAATTTGCTCAGTGATTGCCGCCATGCTGCCATTTTTCGGAGATATAAATGCTCTGGTAGGAGCAATTGGCTTTATTCCCCTGGACTTCATTCTTCCCATGCTTCTCTACTACAAGAGCTTCAAGCCTGCTCCAACTTCCTCAACTTACTGGATAAATAACGCTATTATGGTTATTTTCACGGGTGTTGGAATAATGGGCGCCTTCTCCTCGGTGCGCCAAATAGCCATTGATGCTAACCGTTTCCGTCTTTTTAGCAATAATGTATTAGACTGA